In a genomic window of Lepisosteus oculatus isolate fLepOcu1 chromosome 5, fLepOcu1.hap2, whole genome shotgun sequence:
- the LOC102685106 gene encoding olfactory receptor 52A5-like has product MQNSSYVTILYLTAYDTNGNIRYLYFTGTLFVFLFILFGNVIIITVITRERKLHEPMYIFICNLTLNGVYGSTAFYPHCLSNLLSETPSISRAGCLIQVYCLHTYGGFEYSILALMAYDRYVSICYPLMYNSIMTPLKVTQLILAVCMKSTKEARAKALQTCTPHLLSFTNYSIATFFEVLHLRFDLSNMPQVVRILLSMDCILLPPLLNPVIYGVKLQEIRKRTMKMFFGRKTTFV; this is encoded by the exons ATGCAAAACTCATCCTACGTGACAATTTTATATCTAACCGCATATGATACTAATGGTAATATAAGATATTTGTATTTCACAGgtactttatttgtttttcttttcatactctttggaaatgtaattattataaCAGTAATTACAAGGGAAAGAAAGCTCCATGAACCTATGTACATATTTATTTGTAACCTGACCCTGAATGGTGTGTACGGAAGCACAGCATTTTATCCTCATTGTTTATCCAACCTTCTGTCAGAAACTCCCTCCATATCTAGAGCTGGCTGCTTGATTCAGGTATATTGCCTACACACATATGGAGGATTTGAATATTCAATTTTGGCTCTGATGGCGTATGACCGATATGTGTCCATATGCTATCCATTGATGTATAACAGCATTATGACCCCATTAAAAGTTACTCAGCT AATCCTGGCAGTGTGCATGAAATCTACAAAGGAAGCTCGTGCTAAAGCTCTACAGACCTGCACCCCTCATTTACTGAGTTTCACAAATTACAGCATCGCCACATTTTTTGAAGTTCTTCATTTACGTTTTGACCTTAGCAATATGCCCCAAGTAGTACGGATTTTGTTGTCAATGGATTGCATTTTACTTCCTCCTCTTTTAAATCCCGTCATCTATGGAGTTAAATTGCAGGAGATAAGAAAAAGGACAATGAAAATGTTCTTTGGAAGAAAAACTACTTTTGTTTAA